The following are encoded in a window of Castanea sativa cultivar Marrone di Chiusa Pesio chromosome 5, ASM4071231v1 genomic DNA:
- the LOC142634428 gene encoding protein ENHANCER OF LHP1 1-like isoform X1 — translation MKVRSVKLREAHKASSSSNGRGGGSFCSVVWDQQAHHLVTASASDPSISIHDPLLPSSAPRILRHHRDGVTAIAISPNSTCLASGSIDHSVKLYKFPGPTNSSMTANAFSGATHQLDLIWRTTTKLKPCLTHLEVVAVASDKHAKAQIY, via the exons ATGAAAGTCCGGTCAGTGAAGCTCAGGGAGGCCCACAAGGCCTCCTCCTCCAGCAATGGCCGTGGCGGCGGCTCCTTCTGCTCCGTGGTGTGGGACCAGCAAGCACATCACCTCGTCACTGCCTCCGCTTCCGATCCTTCTATCTCCATCCACGACCCTCTTCTTCCGTCAAGCGCTCCCAGGATCCTCCGCCACCACCGCGACGGCGTCACCGCCATCGCCATTAGCCCCAACTCCACTTGCCTCGCTTCCGGATCCATCGATCACTCCGTCAAGCTCTACAAGTTTCCAG GACCAACCAATTCTTCCATGACGGCCAACGCATTCTCGGGAGCCACACACCAGCTAGA CTTAATTTGGAGGACAACGACGAAATTGAAGCCATGTCTCACGCACTTGGAGGTGGTTGCAGTGGCATCTGACAAACATGCAAAAGCTCAAATCTATTAA
- the LOC142634428 gene encoding uncharacterized protein LOC142634428 isoform X2, translating to MAVAAAPSAPWCGTSKHITSSLPPLPILLSPSTTLFFRQALPGSSATTATASPPSPLAPTPLASLPDPSITPSSSTSFQLNLEDNDEIEAMSHALGGGCSGI from the exons ATGGCCGTGGCGGCGGCTCCTTCTGCTCCGTGGTGTGGGACCAGCAAGCACATCACCTCGTCACTGCCTCCGCTTCCGATCCTTCTATCTCCATCCACGACCCTCTTCTTCCGTCAAGCGCTCCCAGGATCCTCCGCCACCACCGCGACGGCGTCACCGCCATCGCCATTAGCCCCAACTCCACTTGCCTCGCTTCCGGATCCATCGATCACTCCGTCAAGCTCTACAAGTTTCCAG CTTAATTTGGAGGACAACGACGAAATTGAAGCCATGTCTCACGCACTTGGAGGTGGTTGCAGTGGCATCTGA